From Flavobacterium alkalisoli, the proteins below share one genomic window:
- a CDS encoding DUF2062 domain-containing protein, with the protein MHTFSKPYNEIAAVNYCVIIPTYNNSKTLKRVIDGVLQYTNNIIVVNDGSTDSTVAILREYSELNTIHLPKNKGKGNALAIGFAAAKQAGYDYAITIDSDGQHFPDDIPVFLSELEKNGEALLIGSRNMAQEGVPKKSSFGNKFSNFWFWFETGKKLEDTQSGYRLYPLHKIPSKYYTSKFEFEIEIIVRTSWKGVPVKNVPVKVLYDMSERVSHFRPFKDFTRISILNTVLVVISLLYIKPRDFFMSFKKKGLKKFFLENVLESNDSNTKKALSIALGVFIGIAPLWGFQTVLVLFLAYVLRLNKLIAFAFSNVSIPPFIPLIIYLSLQMGALALGGPVSDYTNFSLENIQNSMTQYLVGSILLAAIAACLFGLAGYFILLSIGRNKVHKNA; encoded by the coding sequence ATGCACACATTTTCAAAACCTTATAACGAAATAGCTGCTGTAAATTATTGCGTTATTATACCTACATACAACAACAGTAAGACCTTAAAAAGGGTTATTGACGGTGTGCTGCAATATACAAACAACATAATTGTTGTTAACGATGGTTCTACAGATTCTACCGTTGCCATTTTAAGAGAATACTCAGAACTTAATACTATTCATCTCCCTAAAAATAAAGGTAAGGGTAATGCTCTGGCTATTGGTTTTGCCGCTGCAAAACAGGCCGGTTATGATTATGCCATCACCATAGATTCAGACGGACAGCATTTTCCCGATGATATACCTGTGTTTTTATCGGAGCTTGAAAAGAACGGAGAGGCATTGCTCATCGGTAGCCGTAATATGGCTCAGGAAGGAGTGCCTAAAAAGAGCAGTTTCGGTAATAAATTCTCTAATTTCTGGTTTTGGTTTGAAACCGGAAAAAAACTTGAGGATACCCAATCGGGCTACAGGTTATATCCTTTACACAAAATACCTTCAAAGTACTATACCAGCAAGTTTGAATTTGAAATAGAAATTATAGTACGCACTTCATGGAAAGGTGTACCCGTAAAAAATGTACCCGTAAAAGTGCTTTATGATATGAGCGAAAGGGTATCGCACTTTCGCCCGTTTAAAGACTTTACCAGAATCAGTATACTCAACACGGTATTAGTTGTCATAAGCCTTCTGTATATCAAACCAAGGGATTTTTTCATGAGCTTTAAAAAAAAGGGGCTTAAGAAATTCTTTCTTGAAAATGTATTAGAAAGCAACGACAGCAATACTAAAAAAGCATTATCCATAGCTTTGGGAGTATTTATAGGTATTGCACCGCTATGGGGTTTTCAAACGGTACTTGTACTTTTTCTGGCTTATGTTTTAAGGCTCAACAAGCTTATAGCTTTTGCATTTTCCAATGTCAGTATTCCGCCTTTTATACCTTTAATAATTTATTTATCATTGCAGATGGGTGCATTAGCCCTTGGAGGTCCGGTTAGCGATTATACCAATTTTAGCCTGGAAAATATTCAAAACAGCATGACGCAATATCTTGTGGGAAGTATTTTATTGGCTGCAATTGCAGCCTGCCTGTTTGGCCTGGCGGGTTATTTTATCCTTTTGTCAATAGGCAGAAATAAAGTACATAAGAATGCATAA
- a CDS encoding phenylacetate--CoA ligase family protein translates to MNIPSIEKASLAEIKAHQEEKLREALRYAADNSPFYKRLFEKEGIDITTINTLEDLQKLPLTTKEQLQEYNDDFLCVPKSHIIDYTTTSGTSGKPVTFGLTDKDLDRLAYNEAISFICSGIKEGDVVQLMTTIDRRFMAGLAYFLGLRKIKAGVIRVGAGVPELQWDSILKYKPTYLITVPSFLLKLIEYAELHGIDYNASGIKGAICIGEPLRNQDFSMNTLSGKITDKWNIKLFSTYASTEMSTAFAECEFSCGGHHHPELIIPEVLDENDNPVTNGGSGELTVTTLGIEGMPLIRFKTGDIVQLHHEPCECGRNTLRVGPVIGRKQQMIKYKGTTLYPPAMIDLLRSFTQIENHIIEISTNDLGTDEIVIKAVADSPSEELLTQIKDHFRAKLRVTPKIVFITAEELNKVMFNPMSRKPVNFIDKRAN, encoded by the coding sequence ATGAATATCCCTTCTATAGAAAAGGCATCGTTGGCCGAGATAAAAGCACATCAGGAAGAGAAGCTGCGTGAAGCACTACGCTATGCCGCAGATAATTCTCCTTTCTACAAAAGGCTTTTTGAAAAAGAAGGAATAGACATTACAACTATAAATACACTTGAAGACCTGCAAAAGCTGCCTTTAACCACTAAAGAGCAATTGCAGGAATACAACGATGATTTTTTATGTGTACCAAAATCGCACATAATCGACTATACCACTACTTCGGGAACATCAGGAAAGCCGGTAACTTTCGGACTTACCGATAAAGACCTTGACAGGCTTGCCTATAACGAAGCCATATCATTTATCTGTTCGGGAATTAAGGAAGGGGATGTTGTTCAGCTTATGACGACCATTGACAGGCGTTTTATGGCGGGACTTGCCTATTTTTTAGGACTTAGAAAAATAAAGGCAGGCGTTATACGTGTTGGTGCAGGAGTGCCTGAATTACAATGGGATTCCATCTTAAAATACAAGCCTACATACCTCATAACCGTACCGTCTTTTTTACTGAAACTTATAGAATATGCCGAATTACACGGTATAGATTATAATGCAAGTGGTATTAAAGGGGCTATATGTATAGGGGAACCTTTGCGTAATCAGGATTTTTCCATGAATACGCTTTCCGGAAAGATTACCGATAAATGGAACATCAAATTGTTCTCTACCTATGCTTCTACCGAAATGAGCACTGCATTTGCAGAATGTGAGTTTTCGTGCGGAGGGCACCATCATCCTGAACTGATTATTCCGGAGGTATTGGATGAGAATGATAATCCTGTAACAAACGGAGGAAGTGGGGAGTTAACTGTAACTACGCTTGGTATTGAGGGTATGCCGCTTATACGCTTTAAAACAGGCGATATTGTACAATTACACCACGAACCTTGTGAGTGTGGGAGAAACACGCTTAGGGTAGGCCCGGTAATAGGCAGGAAACAGCAAATGATAAAATATAAGGGCACAACTTTATATCCGCCGGCCATGATTGATTTGTTGCGCTCGTTTACCCAGATAGAAAATCATATCATAGAAATTTCGACTAACGACCTTGGTACCGATGAAATTGTTATTAAGGCAGTGGCAGATAGCCCTTCGGAGGAGTTGTTAACTCAAATAAAAGACCATTTCAGGGCTAAGCTAAGGGTTACGCCTAAAATTGTTTTTATTACCGCAGAAGAGCTTAATAAGGTTATGTTTAACCCTATGAGCAGAAAGCCTGTAAATTTTATAGACAAGAGAGCTAATTAG
- a CDS encoding porin family protein produces MKKTIAFLFLALLGYGAQAQVKIEPGVRAGLNLATFTDSNMDTKADFYVGGFVGIKLASFYTLQPEITYTRQGAKANNYDFVYPQYPGYQFPEEDLSVSYLSFAVMNKFRIVEGFHGIVGPSIDFRLSDNFDKLGYSDDLMDFDFALNGGLGYTLPIGLTFEARYKLGLVDIFGDIYHDDYYYEDDNFDLVLNSVIQLGVTYTFK; encoded by the coding sequence ATGAAAAAAACAATTGCATTTTTATTTTTGGCATTACTGGGTTATGGGGCTCAGGCACAAGTTAAGATAGAACCAGGCGTAAGAGCCGGTTTAAATCTTGCTACTTTTACGGATAGTAATATGGATACTAAAGCCGATTTTTATGTAGGAGGCTTTGTAGGCATTAAGTTGGCCAGTTTTTACACCTTACAGCCTGAGATAACTTACACCAGACAGGGGGCAAAAGCTAACAATTATGACTTCGTGTATCCCCAATATCCTGGTTATCAGTTTCCGGAAGAAGATCTTTCCGTAAGTTACCTTTCTTTTGCAGTGATGAATAAATTTAGAATTGTAGAAGGTTTTCATGGTATAGTGGGACCGTCGATAGACTTTAGGTTAAGTGATAATTTTGATAAATTGGGTTATAGCGATGACCTGATGGATTTTGATTTTGCGCTTAACGGAGGGCTTGGGTATACCCTGCCGATAGGATTAACATTTGAAGCACGTTACAAGCTTGGACTTGTTGATATTTTTGGTGATATTTATCACGATGATTATTATTATGAGGATGACAATTTTGACCTTGTGTTAAACAGTGTTATCCAACTGGGTGTTACTTATACGTTTAAATAA
- a CDS encoding MMPL family transporter, protein MHKFFTTIHFFVNRNKFLAIGIALAFLAVFGYFASKIKFEEDITRLIPKSERTDETAKVLSQLNFTDKITVIINAKEGVAPQQLTEVANVFLDSLKSCDKYIKAVQGKVDDENIQEAFDFVHSNLPLFLDDKDYKRIEQKLKADSIAATVSANYRSIISPSGLVTKDFILQDPFGMSFIGLEKLKQLGLDDEFQLVDGYVITKDSQKLLLFISPELPGNETEKNTAFVDKLDAIKASLNTNFEKTATIEYFGATNIAVANAKQIKSDIRTTTFIAISLLMLLLMVYYRRFLIPFIILVPTIFGVVFAVALLYFLRGTISAISLSIGAILLGVTIDYALHILTHHRHNSDINVLYKDITKPLIMSSTTTAVAFMCLLFVNSGALQDLGIFAAVSVVVTSFFSLLIIPHLYKPKQGKNIEHNTLLDKLAGFSFDNNKVLIAISAVVIIASLFTFNRVTYDGDLSQLNYVPAEIQQAEKHLESATNLTSKSLYVAVYGNSPEELLQNNNVLYNRLLADKNNNKLLSYSSVGGVVLSEKEQKEKIAKWNAFWTPQRRQFVEAGLIDEGSKLGFKPNAYDKFYSLLNSDFKTVSLQEYLEVKTLYLNEFIAEKNGFYTLFNVVKVADEQRDAVVKELSKMPKVVIIDRQQMNETFLGGLKDDFNSLINYSFIAILIILFMFFRRIELVLISSIPIAVTGIVTAGIMGMFDIKFNIFSTIVCTLVFGHGVDFSIFMTSALQKEYSTGKNEMATYRASILLAALTTVLGIGALIFASHPALKSISSVSLIGVFAALIITFIFYPIIFRFFFTHRVNKGKAPLGLRRTLHSVASFIYYGLGGFLLSLFSLIFVNVLPARRAWKMKAFRYMMSKFMKSVLYTNPFIKKTVLNPHNETFDKPAVIIANHTSFLDILAVGMLSPKLIYLVSDWVYNSPVFGIGVKLAGFYPVSQGLEGGVEHLRKKVEEGYSLVVFPEGTRSRDNHIQRFHKGAFYLAEEFGLDIVPILIHGNSEVLPKGDFIINNGSITLKILERIKAADTTFGSNYTERTKKIGTYYKEQFAQMRTEIEVPYYFNDKLMQSFAYKEFDIVKAVKQHFSEVAGIYHDINPFIGTKSTVLHIASDFGETSVLLALQQPQRKIYSFIADEEKREVAKTNYINKTRSIKYLESLEEAKNINYTVILVDGNADNVPDILFEKAEYIILTAVQTAVSYNDFEAMTEGEDFIILRRI, encoded by the coding sequence ATGCATAAGTTTTTTACCACCATACACTTTTTTGTAAACCGTAATAAGTTTTTGGCTATTGGTATAGCCCTGGCATTTTTAGCGGTATTTGGATATTTTGCCTCAAAAATTAAGTTTGAGGAAGATATTACCCGTCTTATCCCTAAAAGCGAACGTACCGACGAGACTGCAAAAGTACTGAGCCAACTTAATTTTACCGATAAGATTACGGTTATTATTAATGCAAAAGAGGGAGTTGCCCCACAGCAGCTTACAGAGGTTGCCAATGTGTTTTTAGACAGTCTTAAAAGCTGTGATAAGTATATTAAGGCAGTACAGGGCAAAGTGGATGACGAGAATATACAGGAAGCGTTTGATTTTGTACACTCTAATTTACCCCTGTTTCTCGATGATAAGGATTATAAACGAATAGAACAAAAACTAAAGGCGGATAGCATAGCAGCTACCGTTTCGGCCAATTACAGATCTATTATATCACCATCGGGGCTGGTTACAAAAGACTTTATACTTCAGGATCCTTTCGGGATGTCCTTTATAGGGCTTGAAAAATTGAAACAGCTGGGACTGGATGACGAATTTCAGCTTGTAGACGGCTATGTAATTACTAAAGACAGTCAAAAACTATTGCTGTTTATAAGCCCTGAACTACCGGGTAACGAAACCGAAAAAAATACCGCTTTTGTAGATAAGCTGGATGCCATTAAAGCATCGCTTAATACCAATTTTGAGAAAACTGCAACAATAGAATATTTTGGCGCTACCAATATTGCGGTGGCTAATGCCAAACAGATAAAGAGTGATATAAGAACCACAACGTTTATTGCCATATCGCTGCTTATGCTTTTGCTTATGGTATATTACAGGCGTTTCCTTATTCCGTTTATTATTTTGGTTCCTACCATTTTCGGGGTAGTATTTGCAGTGGCGCTGCTATATTTCCTTAGGGGAACAATCTCTGCCATTTCTTTAAGTATAGGTGCTATCCTGCTTGGGGTAACTATAGATTATGCCCTGCATATATTAACACACCACAGGCATAACAGTGATATAAACGTACTGTATAAAGATATAACCAAACCGCTTATAATGAGCAGTACCACTACGGCAGTAGCATTTATGTGCCTGCTTTTTGTAAACTCAGGGGCTTTACAGGATCTGGGTATTTTTGCAGCGGTAAGCGTGGTGGTAACTTCATTTTTCTCATTACTTATAATTCCGCATCTGTATAAGCCCAAACAGGGCAAAAATATAGAGCACAATACGTTGCTGGATAAACTGGCAGGGTTTTCATTCGATAATAATAAGGTGCTTATAGCAATAAGTGCTGTTGTTATAATAGCGAGCCTGTTTACCTTTAATAGGGTTACTTATGATGGTGATTTATCGCAGTTAAACTATGTGCCTGCCGAAATACAACAGGCAGAAAAGCACCTTGAAAGCGCAACAAACCTTACGTCAAAATCATTGTATGTAGCCGTTTATGGTAATTCTCCCGAAGAACTGCTGCAAAACAACAATGTTCTTTACAACAGGCTGTTAGCCGATAAAAACAACAATAAGCTTTTAAGCTACAGTTCGGTTGGCGGAGTGGTGCTTTCGGAAAAGGAGCAAAAAGAAAAGATTGCAAAATGGAATGCTTTCTGGACACCGCAACGCAGGCAGTTTGTAGAAGCGGGATTAATTGACGAAGGGTCAAAACTGGGTTTTAAACCCAATGCTTACGATAAGTTTTACAGCTTATTAAATAGCGATTTCAAAACTGTAAGCCTGCAAGAATACCTTGAGGTAAAGACACTATACCTTAACGAGTTTATAGCCGAAAAGAACGGGTTCTATACACTTTTTAATGTGGTTAAGGTGGCAGATGAGCAAAGGGACGCGGTTGTAAAAGAACTTTCTAAAATGCCTAAGGTTGTAATTATTGACAGGCAACAAATGAATGAAACCTTTTTAGGAGGGTTAAAAGACGATTTTAATTCGCTTATCAACTATTCCTTTATAGCAATATTGATCATATTGTTTATGTTCTTCAGGAGGATAGAGCTGGTACTTATAAGCAGTATACCTATAGCTGTTACGGGTATTGTTACGGCAGGTATAATGGGTATGTTTGATATTAAGTTCAATATATTCAGTACCATAGTATGTACGCTTGTTTTTGGGCATGGAGTGGATTTCAGTATTTTCATGACCAGTGCCCTGCAAAAGGAGTACAGTACCGGAAAGAATGAAATGGCAACCTATAGGGCATCTATCCTGTTGGCGGCATTAACTACGGTTTTGGGTATAGGTGCATTGATATTTGCTTCACATCCTGCCTTAAAATCTATTTCGTCAGTTTCTCTTATCGGGGTTTTTGCGGCGCTTATCATTACATTTATATTTTACCCTATAATATTCAGGTTCTTCTTTACTCACAGGGTAAACAAAGGAAAAGCACCTTTAGGTTTAAGAAGGACCCTGCATTCTGTAGCATCATTTATTTATTACGGACTGGGAGGTTTCCTTCTGTCGCTGTTCAGCCTTATTTTTGTTAATGTGCTGCCGGCAAGAAGAGCATGGAAAATGAAGGCATTTAGGTATATGATGTCTAAGTTTATGAAATCGGTACTGTATACAAATCCGTTCATAAAGAAAACCGTACTTAATCCGCATAACGAGACTTTTGATAAGCCTGCGGTTATTATTGCAAACCATACGTCTTTCCTTGATATACTGGCTGTAGGAATGCTTAGCCCAAAACTTATTTATCTGGTGAGTGACTGGGTATATAACTCTCCTGTTTTTGGTATTGGTGTTAAGCTGGCAGGATTCTATCCTGTTTCGCAAGGGCTTGAAGGAGGTGTGGAGCATCTTCGCAAAAAAGTGGAAGAAGGCTATTCACTGGTAGTGTTTCCTGAAGGTACCCGATCTAGGGATAACCACATACAGCGTTTTCATAAAGGGGCATTTTATCTTGCAGAAGAGTTTGGTCTGGATATAGTACCTATTCTGATACACGGTAATTCGGAAGTATTGCCTAAAGGAGATTTTATTATCAATAACGGTAGTATTACCCTTAAGATTCTTGAAAGGATAAAGGCAGCCGATACAACATTTGGATCAAATTATACAGAGCGTACCAAGAAAATAGGTACCTACTATAAAGAACAGTTTGCACAAATGCGAACAGAAATTGAAGTGCCTTATTATTTTAATGATAAGCTGATGCAAAGCTTTGCCTATAAGGAGTTTGATATTGTAAAAGCTGTTAAGCAGCATTTTTCGGAAGTAGCGGGTATATATCATGACATCAATCCTTTTATAGGAACTAAAAGTACCGTGCTGCATATAGCCAGTGATTTTGGTGAAACCAGTGTGCTTTTAGCCTTACAGCAACCACAAAGAAAGATATACAGTTTTATAGCTGATGAGGAGAAAAGGGAGGTTGCTAAAACAAACTATATCAATAAAACAAGAAGCATTAAATATTTAGAGTCGTTAGAAGAGGCAAAAAATATAAATTATACTGTTATATTGGTTGATGGTAATGCAGATAATGTTCCCGATATTTTATTTGAAAAAGCAGAATATATAATTTTGACAGCAGTACAAACAGCTGTAAGCTATAATGACTTTGAGGCAATGACAGAGGGAGAAGATTTTATAATTTTAAGAAGGATATAA
- a CDS encoding phytoene desaturase family protein, with product MKKKYDVVIIGSGLGGLVSSIILAKEGYSVCVLEKNNQFGGNLQTFVRDKTIFDTGIHYIGGLDKGQNLYNYFKYIGIIDDLKLKKMDEDAYDIISFDDDEQEYPHAQGYDNFVKQLVKFFPDEEENLKAYCEKLVDTCDSFPLYNLQNRQEGYDSAILSVNAKQYIDELTQNEKLRAVLAGSNFLYAGIEDKSPFYVHALSVNSYMQSSWRCINGGSQITKQLIKQLKKYGGETYKYKEVVGFGFEGDELVSAKIKTGEEVFGDMFISNIELKTTLKMIGEDRFRKSYYSRIQNLENVGSAFSLYIVFKPETFKYMNHNYYHFKDSKRVWKTMECTEESWPEGYMASMNVSGKQGEWADSMTLITFMDFNEVKQWEHTHNTTAEEFDRGEAYKEFKERKTEQFLKEVEKKFPGIRDCIKSVHTSTPLSYRDYIGGQNGNLYGYVKDSNNPMKTFISAKTKLKNLYLTGQSINMHGVLGVTIGAVVTCSEILGKEYLVNKINNELNL from the coding sequence GTGAAAAAAAAATATGATGTTGTAATTATAGGCAGCGGACTGGGAGGTTTGGTTTCTTCCATTATTTTAGCTAAAGAAGGCTATAGTGTTTGTGTGCTTGAAAAGAACAACCAGTTTGGAGGTAATCTGCAAACATTTGTACGCGATAAAACTATTTTTGATACGGGTATCCATTATATAGGTGGGCTTGACAAAGGGCAAAACCTGTATAACTATTTTAAGTATATAGGTATAATAGACGACCTTAAGCTTAAAAAAATGGATGAGGATGCCTATGATATCATATCTTTTGATGATGATGAGCAGGAGTATCCGCATGCACAGGGATACGATAATTTTGTAAAGCAGTTGGTGAAGTTTTTTCCTGATGAAGAGGAAAACCTTAAGGCTTACTGTGAGAAACTTGTTGATACCTGCGATTCTTTTCCGTTATACAATCTGCAAAACAGGCAGGAAGGCTATGATAGTGCCATACTTTCTGTAAACGCAAAACAATATATTGATGAGCTAACCCAAAATGAAAAGCTTAGGGCTGTATTGGCAGGATCTAACTTTCTATATGCTGGGATTGAAGATAAGTCACCGTTTTATGTACATGCGCTTTCTGTAAACTCATACATGCAAAGCTCGTGGCGCTGTATAAACGGAGGCAGCCAAATTACCAAGCAGCTTATTAAGCAGCTTAAGAAATATGGTGGCGAGACCTATAAATACAAAGAAGTTGTAGGATTCGGGTTTGAGGGGGACGAATTAGTTTCCGCTAAGATAAAGACCGGAGAAGAAGTTTTTGGGGATATGTTTATCTCTAATATAGAGCTTAAAACGACCCTTAAGATGATAGGGGAAGACAGGTTTAGAAAATCGTATTACAGCAGGATTCAAAACCTTGAAAATGTAGGTTCGGCATTTAGTTTGTATATTGTATTTAAGCCGGAAACGTTTAAATACATGAACCATAACTACTATCATTTTAAGGATAGCAAAAGGGTTTGGAAAACAATGGAGTGTACAGAGGAGTCTTGGCCGGAAGGTTATATGGCATCCATGAATGTTTCCGGAAAGCAGGGTGAGTGGGCAGACAGCATGACACTTATAACCTTTATGGATTTTAATGAGGTAAAGCAATGGGAACACACCCACAATACGACTGCTGAAGAGTTTGACAGGGGAGAAGCCTATAAAGAGTTTAAGGAAAGAAAAACAGAACAGTTTTTAAAGGAAGTGGAGAAAAAATTCCCTGGAATAAGAGATTGTATCAAGTCGGTGCATACCTCTACCCCGCTTTCTTATCGTGACTATATCGGGGGACAAAACGGTAACCTGTACGGTTATGTAAAGGATTCAAACAATCCTATGAAGACGTTTATCTCTGCCAAAACAAAACTTAAGAATTTATACCTTACAGGACAGAGTATTAATATGCACGGGGTATTAGGCGTTACTATTGGTGCTGTAGTTACCTGTTCAGAAATATTAGGCAAAGAGTACCTGGTTAATAAAATAAACAACGAACTTAATCTATAA
- a CDS encoding 3-hydroxyacyl-ACP dehydratase, giving the protein MLLKDFYQVRSFEKTEGQLYVAHIVINKDHDVFKGHFPGNPVTPGVCMMQIIKELTQQAVNVPITMKSASNIKFMALINPEVNSELKLELEITEAEDASVKVKNTTYFDDTTALKLSCIYSKN; this is encoded by the coding sequence ATGTTGCTTAAAGATTTTTACCAGGTAAGGTCGTTTGAAAAAACGGAGGGTCAACTGTATGTGGCCCACATTGTTATTAACAAAGATCACGATGTTTTTAAAGGGCATTTTCCGGGCAATCCGGTTACTCCCGGAGTTTGCATGATGCAAATTATCAAGGAACTTACCCAACAGGCAGTTAATGTGCCTATAACAATGAAAAGTGCCTCAAACATTAAATTTATGGCACTTATTAACCCTGAGGTAAATTCTGAGCTAAAACTTGAACTTGAAATAACCGAGGCAGAAGATGCCTCGGTTAAAGTAAAGAATACCACTTATTTTGATGATACAACCGCGTTAAAATTAAGCTGTATTTACAGTAAAAATTAG
- a CDS encoding C45 family autoproteolytic acyltransferase/hydolase codes for MRNVLYILLLSFAALQMTSCGTYNSVHQRPETEIYDNTVPQVIKYNDSLFTCGNNFLLKNEQGLWEMYVEGDALQRGLISGALSHDLILYQEDVFMGRIKEIVPSKFKQSILRQFLKWYNRKLYLHVSNEYQTEIYGVSRYASEEYDYVAPPYLRSLYLHAAHDIGHALNDLSMVGCTSFAAWDNKTSDGSLLIARNLDFYAGDDFAKNKIVSFVKPNKGYPFMSVTWGGMIGVLSGMNTKGLTVTINSGKSDIPFMAKTPISLLAREILQYSQNIEEAIAIAKNREVFVSETIMVGSAQDHKAVLIEVSPLKFGVYEVENTSELICSNHFQSDTYMDDDNNNYTIKNSHSQYRYDRIKELLDDTDKVTPAKAAAIMRNREGLNDLMLGYGNEKAINQLLAHHSVVFKPEQRLAWVSSGPYQLGAYVAYDLDEIFGKEHLDRQTSMGIDSLLIPKDNFVNSTAYKNYEKFRVNDRVMDKAIKTDGVLSPDFIRTYQQENPDYWVVYYKVGLYYYNKGYLAAARAEFEKALTKEITTLPEKIQIEKYVEKLNRKLK; via the coding sequence ATGAGGAACGTTTTATATATATTGTTGTTATCATTTGCAGCTTTGCAAATGACTTCCTGCGGTACATATAATTCGGTTCATCAAAGACCTGAAACGGAAATCTACGATAATACCGTTCCGCAGGTTATAAAATATAACGACAGCTTATTTACCTGTGGCAATAATTTTCTTTTAAAGAACGAACAGGGCCTTTGGGAAATGTATGTGGAAGGTGATGCCCTGCAAAGGGGGCTGATAAGCGGAGCTTTATCTCATGACTTGATACTGTATCAGGAAGATGTGTTTATGGGAAGGATCAAAGAGATTGTCCCTTCAAAATTTAAGCAGTCTATACTTAGACAATTTTTAAAATGGTATAACCGCAAGCTTTACCTTCACGTTTCTAATGAATACCAAACAGAGATATATGGAGTATCACGATATGCATCGGAGGAATACGATTATGTTGCTCCTCCTTATCTAAGAAGCCTGTACCTGCATGCGGCACACGATATAGGGCACGCCTTAAACGACCTTTCCATGGTAGGCTGTACTTCTTTTGCAGCCTGGGACAATAAAACTTCAGACGGGTCTTTACTCATAGCAAGAAACCTTGATTTTTATGCCGGAGACGATTTTGCCAAAAACAAGATAGTATCTTTTGTAAAACCTAATAAAGGATACCCTTTTATGTCGGTTACCTGGGGAGGAATGATTGGGGTATTGTCCGGGATGAATACAAAAGGGCTTACCGTTACTATAAATTCAGGTAAATCGGATATCCCTTTTATGGCAAAAACACCTATATCTTTATTGGCAAGGGAGATATTACAATATTCACAAAACATAGAAGAAGCCATTGCCATAGCAAAGAACAGGGAGGTTTTTGTTTCGGAAACTATTATGGTGGGCAGTGCACAGGATCATAAAGCCGTACTTATAGAGGTATCACCTTTAAAGTTTGGTGTATATGAGGTTGAAAACACATCAGAACTTATCTGTTCTAATCATTTCCAGAGTGATACCTACATGGATGATGACAATAACAATTACACGATAAAAAACAGCCATTCGCAGTATCGATACGACAGGATAAAAGAGCTGCTGGATGATACAGATAAAGTAACTCCGGCGAAAGCGGCTGCCATTATGCGTAACCGCGAAGGGCTTAACGACCTGATGCTGGGTTACGGTAACGAAAAAGCCATTAATCAATTGCTGGCGCACCATTCGGTAGTATTCAAGCCGGAGCAAAGGTTGGCCTGGGTATCATCCGGACCGTATCAGTTGGGTGCTTATGTTGCCTACGACCTTGATGAAATTTTTGGTAAGGAACATTTAGACCGCCAAACGTCTATGGGTATCGATTCACTACTGATTCCTAAGGATAATTTTGTGAACAGTACGGCCTATAAAAACTACGAAAAGTTCAGGGTAAATGACAGGGTGATGGACAAGGCTATAAAAACAGACGGAGTGTTGTCTCCGGATTTTATCAGAACATATCAGCAGGAAAACCCGGATTACTGGGTAGTGTATTATAAAGTAGGTTTGTATTATTATAACAAAGGCTACCTTGCAGCAGCCCGTGCAGAATTTGAAAAGGCACTTACAAAGGAAATTACCACACTGCCGGAGAAAATACAGATTGAAAAATACGTTGAAAAGCTAAACAGGAAACTAAAGTAA